The window aaaaaactcTGGAACACCTAAGAAAGGAGAAAGTAAAAGCTCGGGTCCTTCGACTAAAAAATCTGGCGACAAGAAGGATGGAAAGAAAACTGGAAATAGTGGTGATAAGAAtgtttttaaagcttccagAAAAGATGCTAAAGTTGGTGCCAAGACATCGAAGATGAAGCAGATGACCCTGCTGCATCTAGCTAAGAGTCCTGCTGCTGGCAGCCCCAGAAAACGGGCCCGCAGCAGTAGCACAGGCACTACTAAATTGGGGAAACCGTTGCATCCAATGGCTCTCCACCTTCTTCGCTACTATAAGGAGAACAAGGGCAAAGAAGACAAGAAGAATGTTCTGTCTGCCCTCGTCACTAAAACTGCAAAGGCCTTGTCCCAAGATGACCGTGGTAGGCTACCTGATGAGCTACAAGAGCTGGTGCAAAAACGCTGGGAGAAATTGGAGCAAAAGAAACGCTGGGCAGCTATGAGTGAAGAGGAGAGACAAGAAGAGATGAAGAAGAAGCGCGAGGATCTCAAAGAGAAACTACGGGAAAAGGCTAAGGAGAGGCGTGAAAAAGAGATGCTGGTCCGTCTTGAACAATCCCGTCGCTACGAGGACCAGGAGATCCAAGGTGGCAAGACCCTGCCGACATTTAAACTTGTTGACATGCCTGAGGGGCTCCCTAATACTCTCTTTGGAGATGTTGCAATGGTTGTGGAATTCCTTCACTGTTATGCTGGCCTGCTGATGCCAGATGACAATTATCCCATCACATCTATGGCCTTGATGGAATCGTTGGCTGGAGAACGAGCTGGCTTCCACTACCTGAACCGTGTCCTGGTGGTACTGCTTCAGACGTTGCTGCAGGATGAGCTGGCTGAGGGCTACAGTGAGCTTGACATCCCCTTATCTGAGATCCCCCTTACACTCCACTCAGTGTCAGAGCTGGCAAGGCTGTGTTTGCGCCCTTATGATGCTCAAGGTGAGGAGAGTGGCCAGGGATCCATGGATTTGGCCATGAGTGGCTTTGATGATGTGGTGACCAGCGAGTTCCTGGAGAAGCTTGAAACTGTAGAGGTGTTTGAGCTTAGCCCGGAAGAGAAGGTCAACCTGCTTGTAGCGCTGTGCCACCGCATCCTCATGACCTACTCGGTGGAAGACCATGTCGATGCCATGCAGCAGCGGACCGCTGAACTGTGGAAGGAGCGTTTGGCAATGCTGAAAGAGGTCAACCGCAAGATGGCtgagaagaagaagcaaaaaGAGACTGAGGGAAAGGGTAAGTTCAGTTGTAATCAAAGAAGTGAAACATGAACTGgacaaacaaatattttcagtatgtgttttgttttcaaaaggCATCTCTATTGCTTTTAAAataatgcctttttattttgtatgtgaCCTAAGATGATAAGAAGAAAAAGGATGATCCAAAGAAGGAGATCAAGAAGGAAGTAAAGATAGAGCTGGTAGACCTGATCAGCTCAGTGAAGAGCAGACAGCTTATGAGCATACAGGCCAAGAAGGAAAGAGAGGAGATGGACAAACAGAATAAAGGTGAACTTTACCTTAGCTTACTTTGCCACTTACTATTCAGATGAAGGTCAAACTGGCCGTCATGATTTGGCTTGGCAACTAACTTgctcctgtatttttttccccaagagcGCATGGAGGAGGCGGCTGAAGAAGAGCGACTGCGCAAGCAGAGAGCTACAGCGGAAAAGATTTTTAAGGAGGGTATAACCAAGGCCAGGCTTGTTCTCCGCCGAACCCCACTCGGAACAGACAGGAATCATAACAGGTAACCCCTCCCAAattattataattgtatttacaaCAATGATTAGTCTATTACCTTATAATAAAAGTTAAGGaatttgaaaatattaaatgaaatgtgtttgttgtttttatccaGATACTGGCTTTTCTCTGATGTTGTTCCTGGGCTGTACATTGAGAAAGGCTGGgtgcatgaaaatatagactaccACTTCACTCCTCCtctagaggaaaaaacagctgaaccTCAGTTGGATGACGATGAAGATGGTGAGGCTTCTGCTACTATTGAGACACGATGAAGACAGTGTTTTATGCCACCCATTCAAAACACATTATTTGAGTATGTGAATGTGATGTAGCAATCATTTATGCTCATTTTCAGCCAAaagtatttattatgtatggATATTATATGATGATCAATATTTCCTTCTTTGCAGGCACTGATGGGGATGACGGAAGTATCAATGGTACCAGTAATGATGGGGCACAGCAGGTGGCAGCAACGGACATTTGTATGGAAAATACAACTCCTAAGCAAGGACAGAATCTCTGGTTAGCGCTAGCCGTTAAGCTTTCTCTTTGCCTTTGGTTTGAATATTTATATGCTTTTCTTTAATTTATGGTTTTTAATATCCTTATCCTGCCAACAGGTTTATCTGCGACAGTCCATCTGAACTGGAAGAACTGGTGGAAAGTCTTCACCCTCAGGGAGTTAGAGAGAGTGAACTGAAAGCAAAGATAGAAAGCAGGTGAATGGATGCATGCTCGAGGGAGAaatgtgtatataaatattaaatgtcTCTCCAAATCCTGTTTGGATTTGATCAGGGAGATCCTATGTTAGAAAAAATATgaatctaaaataaaatataagagAATTTGACCATACTGTACTTAACATTGTGTTTTCACAAAGCAGCAGCAATGAATGTAAATAGGATGCTGATTACTTGTCCTTGTACAGGTATCAGGACATCATACACTCTATTAATTTGACTCACAAGGACAAACCGGCTCTTCGGGTCTCTGATGGTGACACAGAGCTGCTGAAATATCTACGCAGCGATATTCAGGAGATAGCCTCACGCCTCCTGAAGGGTGGCCTGGGGTACTTTGAGGATGACGCGGACACTGAAGATCAGGTGGGCAGGTTTTCCATTGGTGTCAGTCTTCTCATTTGTGCAAACGTTTATTTCATCAATAATgacaattgtgttttttcatacaAGCAAAATATCAAATTATGGAAATTGTCTATAAAAGGTTCCTAATTGTCCGTGGCATCCTCTGTACACAGCTGGAGAATATGGACAACCTGAAAGAATTAGGAGAGTGTATCATTACCATTCAGGCATGTGTGATCAAGAAGTTCCTGCAAGGATTCATGGCCCCCAAgcagaaaaggaagaaaaagcaAGTGGGGGAAGAAAACAATAAAGCTGAAGAGGTGGACGAGGAAAAGAAATTGGCAGAGGAGGCTAAGGTATGTGTGAAAATGTGCCTAGACAATGGAATACTCTTGAgctaatgcatgtttttgcttcTTCAACTTGAAATGTCTTCCAGTATTTGGAATATTCTGACCATTATTCACTCAAAATGCATTCCTTTAGGTTGCAACAGCATTAGAGAAGTGGAAGACAGCCATCCGAGAGGCCCAGACTTTTTCCCGCATGCATGTGCTGCTGGGAATGTTGGATGCCTGCATAAAGTGGGACATGTCTGCAGAGAACGCCCGTTGCAAAGTCTGTCGGAAAAAGGGTAACGACTCTTGTCAAGAAAGTTGGTGTCCAAAATCTATTTAAACCTGTGATAAGGTGAACTTGAACCCTGGTCATTAGTGAAGGGAGCTATGAACAATGAACTTCAGGCTGTCTGATCAAAACCCAGTGGAGACGCAGAGGAATGAATTAAAGAGAAACATTCTTGAATCTCCTTTAGGTGATGATGAGAAACTTATCCTCTGTGATGAATGTAACAAGGCCTTCCACCTGTTCTGCCTGAGACCTGTACTGCACCGTATTCCTGAGGGCGAGTGGTTATGCCCGGCCTGTCAACCCACTGTGGCCAGACGTGGTACACGCTCAAGGTAAGTGTTTCATCAAAGGTAGCCTTGTTCATGCTGTGTCATAGATCATTTTGCTTAAACATTCAATCAAGTGCCACATATTTAAAACCAATGTGAATAGGTCAATAGTAAAATTCTCCTCTCAGGGACTACAAGCAAGACAGCGATGAAgaagatgatgaggaggaggagtccGACGAGGAGGATTCTGAGGAAGAAGCCTCTGACGAGGAAGTGTCTGAATACAAGTCTATGGGCCATAGCTGTGAgtaacattgtaactggaaCTAATTTATAAAACCAGACAATTAAACAGTAAGGTGGTGCTCTGGGTTGGCCCCTTCACTCCTGCATTCATCTATTTTAATTGGGTACAGTGGTTCTGGAACTTGCCACCTCAAAAATATTTAGTTTTACAAGTACCACAGTTTTTACTTCTTCCGCTTGCTATCTTGATTTAGCTTTTAAACATGTGGCTTGTACTTAGCTTGTGACATTATGCCTGTGCCCGACAGTAACCTGAATGAGGCTagttaaatattcatatttctcAAAGGAAAGGTTTATTTGAATTAAATTCCTGTAGATCTTTGTGCGATTATTTCATGAATGCGGTACTCCCCCGTTTAACGctgttatttggttccagacccgacagtgatgaatgaatttctgcaaagtacggttccttatttataaatcaaatattttggtagtatagaagacctgtttatgatcttctacgtgtggttttaaattttatttagaaCCTTCTAGACTtacaataacacccctttagtcacctttacactcaaacTACCCTATATATTAGAtatgatcagagaaaataagccattttaagacataagactcgtgctcataaATGTCTTTCGGAtacgtggacaggaagtgacgccagGGATTCAGAATtcgagttttagctggagtacggccacaacactACCCCGATTATGATTATCGTCatcattattgtgcctgctgtgagatcatttaaacctgcaataatcaagtcttgtgtgtgttactagggacacctagtggccagtctAGCCCCCAGTTCATTAACGTCCTTTAatcccttaaactgtatttgtatttttagttcacttagtcattttcatgcttgaaaatgcttaatttaggtcaagaatacgtaaaatttgcttaatatgctttttttttatttttattttttacaaatttttggaaaactgcgatagagtgagggatgTAGTTTGTAATAGCTTTGATTTTTATCGCTGGTGTTCCTGcttaccactagatggcaggagTTGTGGTATGTGTATCACAtgtttaatgttaatgttatagTGAGCTTGGTTATGCAGCATTTTCTCCTGCATTGATCATTactattctatttattttttcaagtaaaatcagtggggggaaaaataatTTATAGTAATACCTTGTCAggaatagtagtttttgctattgtttttcctGTCTCTGTCATCTCTTGTTTTTTCTCAACAGTGAGGCCCAGGAAGAAAAGTAAACAGTCTTCAAAAAGTTCAAAAAGTAAATCCAAAAAGAAGTCATCATCCACCAGTCAGAGTCGCAAGCAGAGGACTGGCCCCAGCAGCCCTGCAGACATTGATGAACTGGTAAGAAACCAGTGCACTCATTTATTGTTCTCTTGTCTGTGGGGGTGTTCTAAATGTTGTCCGTGTGTCTGTACTCAAGGTGCGTCAGACTTCCCAGTCAGGAGTGCGCAGACAGGTAATGGAGATGGAGAAGTGTGAGGAAATCCTCAAGAAACTGACAAAGTTCCGTTACAGTTGGCCCTTTAGGTGAGTGGAATTCTTAAAATATGGCAACCTTTTAATTGATTTGCCTTTACTTAGAAGCAGACTAGCTTGATTCATTAGGCCTACAGTGCTACAAGAGTACAAAACATTGCCTTATTAATACACATTAGatccatcaataaaatgtttaacacTCATTTATGCTTATCCCTCGTTGTAAATGTCCTTTCCACTGACCCcttttaaatctgtttttccccccaacttaCTAAAAAGAAATGCTGATTCTTACTGACTTGTGATTACATCTGATGGAAATGTCATTGGTCTTAAATCTCCTTCAGGGAACCTGTGTCCCCAGAGGAGGCAGAGGACTATCTGGACATCATTTCCCAGCCCATGGATTTTCAGACTATGCAGGGCAAGTTCAGCCAAGGCTCGTATCGCCACGCCCAGGACTTCATAGAGGACATGAAGTTGGTCTTTTCCAATGCAGAGGAGTACAATGATCAGGGCAGTACTGTGCTCTCCTGTATGTCCAAAACAGAGCAGGCCTTCACAGAGTTGTTCCAGAAACTGCTACCTGGCCTCAGTTACCTCAGACGACGCTCACGCAAACGCATCATTCAAGCTCCTGAGTCatcagaggaggaagaggaagaagatgaggaggaggaggagcgagcCCCGCAGAAAAGAATCCAGAATGGCAAatcaaacacacagaaaagcagAAGGAAACGTCAAGGCCAGAACATGGAAagtgaagaggaggaagaggatgaggacggaggagaagaagaagaggatgaTGGTCCGAGGAGAAGTAAGAGGACCTCTTCCAAACCACGTGGGAAGGATTACAAGGAGCAAGATAGCGATGGCGAGCGGAGCGCTCGTAGAACTCGGCAGCGGGGTGCCCGGGCAGAGGCAGACAGAGTGAGCAGTGATGAAGAGCGACCCAGCCGGCTGCGACATTCCAAGAGACAGAAACGCTGATGAAGCCCTGGCAGCTTTTTACTTTGTCATCATTGTGCTCCGATTTTGTATTAGTGATGAGACACCTTTCCAACATCAAGCAGGGAATCAAACCTCAGAAGGACCTTTTCTCCTATTTCTGTTCAGATTTTTGGAACATGCAAAGAGAAAGTGATTTATATTtgtaacatgtaaaaaaaacaaaaaacatttttttttcttcagtgaggTCCTCACAGCTCTTAGACACGAGTCAACCCAGCTTTGTACATATTTCTCTCAAACACTGCTGGGCTCTAATCCGTAGCATGGAAGTGCACATTGAGTCTTGTCATCACTTTCCTGGGCCTTTCCAAAAACTTTCCACTCCTGTCTCACCCATGGACTGTTTTTATGGACTAAAAGATGGTGCCCGTGTAGCTTAGACACCCAATGCACACCATAAACACTTTCAGATAATGTAcaatatgatgaaaaatgttCCGCTTCGTGGTGTCACGGGAGGTCTCCCTTCAAATACAAGGAAACTCCCCAAAACGTCTTTAGTCAGATGCCGTGTTGTACTTTACTGCCCTAATGTGAGTTTTGAACTAGTAAGCTGACTAAGAGTGTCAATTTTGTTTGAAAACATTCTGGTACCTCAAGGTTGGGCGGCACTattttgtgaaaatgtatttaaaaaaaaaaaaaaaaggtgaaaaatgtaCCAAACATGCCAGCATCTGCAGGACCACTTTGCTGAAATAATGTGCGTAAACATTTGTAAAACagtgtttaaaaacaacaaatgatgtTTGTTATCAAAAGGATATTTTGAATAGTTtatattttttgcacatttttatttgggTTTGTAAATGACTCATAAATGATGTCTACATAGTTGTTTAATCAGGGCTCTCCTATTTGTGTAGAGAACatgcaagaaaaaacaaaacaactatcATCCCTGGCAGAAATAGTCAGTTTAGCCACGTGCATTTTTGTAAAGCGCACCTCAGTGaacaattaatcaaaacaagctCCTCAGTGGTTTATAATGTCTCTCTTGCTATGTCCTTTCTGGGTCGCCAGGTGGCGCTCTTACCCTGTTTTCCAGCAACATTTAAGCGACAACTGGTGCTGATACTTTAGTAGTGGCAAACACCATACAGGGAAGGACAGAAAGGACACGGGCAGCAGGCCTTAAGTCCTCTTGTGTCCATCCTGTGCTGTTTCCTTTGTGCGTCTTAGCTTTCATTCTTCTGTAAACCTAAATGTGATTATGTTGAAAGTCTTTGCATTACATTTGTACAACAAACAGAATTGACTGCCCTTCTCTAGACACCTGACTTCTAACTACAAAAGTCTTTTACCCAACATTTCCttccatatatatatttatagtttAGACAGGTTTAAGGAGTATTGACATGTAAAGATTTTCCAATAAAGGCTATGACTAAGACTGGCAGTGGTCCCTTTCCATTTGTCCTGTGTGTGGAGTGAATTTCTTTACTTTTTGATCAAATATGTCTCGTTTGCAACTGCTGGTGTTCATAAACAAGTTTCTTTTAAACGATATAAGCCACAATAATGGCATTTGGAGACCAAAGTGTTCTTCGGAGAAAGTGTCCCACCAGACATTTATGCAAGGCCATTTCGGTGTTCAGACAGAACCGGCCCGACCCAAAGTGGTGCTCTAGGTGAGATTTTATAGGGCGCCTGCTTCATCTGCAATTTACATGCGCTTACAAAAAGCAATTGAATGGCATTTTTAGCGttgtctatgaaaatattagatttCTACATAACGAATCCTACTTAGCAataattcactcatcacggttgagtctggaaccaattcatcgCTATAAACTAGGAATTACTGCATTTAATTGCCTAATGCGGCAGCTGGCTCGGATTATGTGTAAATTATGTATAAATAAACTGTGATAAATAAAATAGCCGTAAACAAGAACAAATCAAGTCAAGATAAACATTTTCAGGTATAAAGTGTCCTCTGCTTCTGTTTCAGTGAGCTTGGAGAGGTCAAAATGCAACAGCAGTTGCATCCACTCTCAAACAAGCCAACAAAATGCTGGCCATGCTCAGACTGACCTTTGAACCCTGCACAAGCTGACAACTGGAGCGTGTGACCATAGCTGTGTGGCAGCAGCTCACCCAGCAAATATTTACCTCAAGTCAAGTCCAAGGGGGCGTGTGGCGAAGAGGGAAAATGGCCACGTTGACCTGGCATGATGCTGAACGTGTGGGAAGTGCCCACCAGTCTTCTCATAAAGTAGACACAAATGGAGAAATACTTATTACAGCGCTTAATCtcatatcattttagtagcatttttttcactctttGTTTTTCCGTGGTCAGGGTTGCCACAGCAAGTTGATAAATATCTGAAATCAAGGtagaaaaaatgattattttgatTAACAATACACAGTTGCAGTTAGAGGTTTACATGCgctcatcatttatatgttttcattataaataataatattggaAACTACTGGTGTCATATTTTAATCGGCGAATTAAGTGCAAAGGCTCCCTGAGCCTTTAAATACTCTTTTAATCTCAACTGAACTCATgcaattctcccttgggcatttctgtgtggagtttgcatgttctccccgtgcgtgcgtgggttttctcccacatccaaaaacatgcaggttaattgtatgcatgttcaaaataaattaaaccctTATCATCTTTCAGTTGATCTGTCactttcagtaagtaaatccacatACTAGAGTCTTAAAATAATAGTATggggtttcatgccagggctagaTAAGCAATTAAGGTGTTATTACCCACTATTTGTCTCCCCTACGAGGTTATTGTTTTCTCCTACAGTAGCTGTTACAATATCATATGCAAATGACATGCAAATTAGTCATCGTAGTCGCTAATGGCTGTTGTAAAAGTTGACTTTTACGatagccaatagctacttttcgtaggagttggcaacagtgtaaatgttcttattatgttattgttgtgaatatgttactttgttggttttgctgtgagttcatgacAGCATTTGGTTGCATTTGGTTCCCCGAACGTATTCTGGTAGCggcgtcacagccaagatggcgtcaGTTCAGAAAACTCGCTGGGGGAGGCATGTCAAAATTGTGTCTAACTCCTCACTTCATTTTCGTTATTTAtcgatgacagcagtatgacaaaaatgttttattaagtgagtactttaattttgtttgtCCTGAGCACTTTAAATCAGGTTAAATTTACTTAGCATTGATAACAAAATTGCAGCATTGCCCACCCCTAAGTGTGAACTAGGCCCAAGCAAGGTATGATTACACCCTGGGACAAATGTGTGGAAAAAAGAGATCCACAGTAGTTATCATTGTGGATGTAGAAATCCTACAGTATCCTTCATGTCAAAAGCAGTGTAACAGAGTGGCCTATTTGCAGCATTTTGACACCTGTCCCATCATTCCCTTCCCAAACAGCAACACAGAGTTAAGCTCTCATGGTGTCACCGCGGCACTGTGAGCGTCTGTCATATCACGACACTCTTTGTCATGTGCTGGATCTTACAGAGATGACGAGAGAAATCCCAAAAGCGTGTCATGAAAAGTCGTAACAAATTCCCTCAGAGTATAAAAGATGCCCCGAAAATCATGTGTCAACTGATATGTCCGCAGTAACGACATGCACTAAACTCCTCTCTCCTTTTGCTTTAAGTGGAAgttattattaatacattattCAAAAGAAAATCTGAGTCTACTCCCCCAATTTTCTTCACTGATGTGCTTCCTCTTGCTTTGATGATATAACCAAaatatgggggggaaaaagtggGTGAGTACAGAAACGGAGGAGTTCAGAGGATGCGTTTTTCTCTCGGGAGCACAGAGCTGTCTTCCCAAAAGGGAAAGGCGCTCGTCTGAAAGAAGTCTTCTTGTAGACCGAATGCTTCCAAACAGCAAATTTGCATATCAGTCATTCATGGTCTCTGCCGTGACTGCAACCCGGCACATCAGACACCGAGATGAACGCTTGGCCTGCTATGGTGCTGATATTCTGTCTGGCTTCTCGTGTGAGGTGTTGTGCTTCACGTCTTGATCAGTCATACTTAAGAGTTTTACATCAGCGGCTAAATGTGAAACATGTTAAAGGCAATGTTAAAAAGaagcaggaggaaaaaaaaaaaaagcccggAGTCGCATGAGGATTTCTTTGAACTCGGGGATACAGATACGGTGGCGGAAACAATTGGATGAGCGTTCTGTGGGGGAGATGAAAGGCAGTCAGACTTGTTGATGTAATAAGTGGGATGAAGCCTTTCATGATTTGTACTAAGGCTTCATCTTCCTGCTCAGTCAAGCTCCAAAATATATCTCTGAATTCTTTGTGAAGCTTAGAAGAATGTAATTAACTTCCTCCTACGGTTTTATGCTGCACAACACGTGCCTCGGGGACAAATCACGCTTTTATTgccttttattctattttttgcaATTAGGAACTATCAGGATGTTTGATGTCAGAGGAACGATAAATAGGTCTCTGCAGACTACATAGGGTTGCCAGCCGTTCCTTGAAAAATGGAATCGTCCTGCATTTTGG is drawn from Dunckerocampus dactyliophorus isolate RoL2022-P2 chromosome 12, RoL_Ddac_1.1, whole genome shotgun sequence and contains these coding sequences:
- the baz1b gene encoding tyrosine-protein kinase BAZ1B, with the translated sequence MAPLLGRRPYPLAKPLAEPPGPGEEVYIIEHTKEAFRNKDEYEARLNRYEERIWTCKSTGSIQLTHKEAWEEEQEVTELLQEEYPHWFEKPILEMVHHNTVSLDKLVEMAWVEILTKYAIGEECDFMVGQGKSLRVKVVRIHPLEQPEGEPGEKKLEGACDSPSSDKENASQENQRKEPPIREEENRRENLSDRARRSPRKLPTAMKEEKKRWVIPKFLPHKYDIKLLNEDKVISDVPADSLYRTERPPTKEIIRYFIRHYAQRLGMGESAPWVVEDELVKKFNLPSKFSDFLLDPHKFLAENPSVKRKSLTSPEGKPRKRQKTLGTPGEDSGNDKGEKKRTGKKDAQGAPLSPTIWGHVQKIKMNGSPLKVKNSGTPKKGESKSSGPSTKKSGDKKDGKKTGNSGDKNVFKASRKDAKVGAKTSKMKQMTLLHLAKSPAAGSPRKRARSSSTGTTKLGKPLHPMALHLLRYYKENKGKEDKKNVLSALVTKTAKALSQDDRGRLPDELQELVQKRWEKLEQKKRWAAMSEEERQEEMKKKREDLKEKLREKAKERREKEMLVRLEQSRRYEDQEIQGGKTLPTFKLVDMPEGLPNTLFGDVAMVVEFLHCYAGLLMPDDNYPITSMALMESLAGERAGFHYLNRVLVVLLQTLLQDELAEGYSELDIPLSEIPLTLHSVSELARLCLRPYDAQGEESGQGSMDLAMSGFDDVVTSEFLEKLETVEVFELSPEEKVNLLVALCHRILMTYSVEDHVDAMQQRTAELWKERLAMLKEVNRKMAEKKKQKETEGKDDKKKKDDPKKEIKKEVKIELVDLISSVKSRQLMSIQAKKEREEMDKQNKERMEEAAEEERLRKQRATAEKIFKEGITKARLVLRRTPLGTDRNHNRYWLFSDVVPGLYIEKGWVHENIDYHFTPPLEEKTAEPQLDDDEDGTDGDDGSINGTSNDGAQQVAATDICMENTTPKQGQNLWFICDSPSELEELVESLHPQGVRESELKAKIESRYQDIIHSINLTHKDKPALRVSDGDTELLKYLRSDIQEIASRLLKGGLGYFEDDADTEDQLENMDNLKELGECIITIQACVIKKFLQGFMAPKQKRKKKQVGEENNKAEEVDEEKKLAEEAKVATALEKWKTAIREAQTFSRMHVLLGMLDACIKWDMSAENARCKVCRKKGDDEKLILCDECNKAFHLFCLRPVLHRIPEGEWLCPACQPTVARRGTRSRDYKQDSDEEDDEEEESDEEDSEEEASDEEVSEYKSMGHSLRPRKKSKQSSKSSKSKSKKKSSSTSQSRKQRTGPSSPADIDELVRQTSQSGVRRQVMEMEKCEEILKKLTKFRYSWPFREPVSPEEAEDYLDIISQPMDFQTMQGKFSQGSYRHAQDFIEDMKLVFSNAEEYNDQGSTVLSCMSKTEQAFTELFQKLLPGLSYLRRRSRKRIIQAPESSEEEEEEDEEEEERAPQKRIQNGKSNTQKSRRKRQGQNMESEEEEEDEDGGEEEEDDGPRRSKRTSSKPRGKDYKEQDSDGERSARRTRQRGARAEADRVSSDEERPSRLRHSKRQKR